From the genome of Deltaproteobacteria bacterium:
TGGAAAGAATCCGTGCGGATAGCGGATTTTCGGTGGCTTGGTATCCGATACCGCTTGACATCGCCTGAAATATCTCTTAGATTAGAATCATTCTAAAATAATAGGCATTCCCAATTACATGCAAAGCCCCCTGGAACTCATTCAAACCAGCGGTTTGATGGTTACTCCCCAACGAGTGGCTATTCTTGAAGCCCTATTGGAGGAACACTGCCATCCAAGCCCCGAGCTTATCTACAAACGCGTTAGCGCCCTTTTCCCGCGCATGTCTCTTGCCACGGTCTACAACGCCCTCGACCGGTTCGAAGAAGTCGGGCTGGTGAGAAAAGTGAACGCT
Proteins encoded in this window:
- a CDS encoding transcriptional repressor, whose amino-acid sequence is MQSPLELIQTSGLMVTPQRVAILEALLEEHCHPSPELIYKRVSALFPRMSLATVYNALDRFEEVGLVRKVNALFGVARYDAMIDSHLHAVCTECGRIDDVPAKSVPFSEFLEIPVDDIHVQSVSLHLLGLCDACKEREKLKSMR